Below is a window of Thermodesulfomicrobium sp. WS DNA.
ACATGGAGATCCAACTGGTTGACGAGATCCAAGTTGGTGACACATTGATTGAAGACTTTGGTGAACTTGGTGAGCATGGATGGAAATGGAAACCATGAAGCTTCTCGGCGAATTTGATGCAACCGTTCAAGGACAGACTCGCGTTTTTGATACATCTCTTCGATATCTTTTTTTACCCTTTCTTGAATATCGTTCTTTACGGACAAAGCACCATAAATTATCTTTGAAAATGCAACATAATTGTTTATGCCAACATACGAAGAGATAGACTGAATGCGATCATAAAAAGTTTTATAGGAAGGATGATTCTCCGGCAGCCACTGCTTCAATAAGTCATTGATATTTTTTACACTACCGACGATTTCTTCTTTCTTCGATTGCGCATCGCTCCATAAATCCCATAACATTGCATGAAGATGCGTTCTTCCGGATTCCAACTCTGGATCTAAAAGCAGCATGGAAAATATATCCGGATCTTGGGAAACAATTTCGCGGAAAAATCCGAGCGCCTCGTTGATAAAACCACTTTTGAGCATGCATACCGCTTGGCGATACTTTGCGGCGAAAAATCTGGGCGATTCCCGATGGGCTCTGGAGTAAAAGCGGATGGCGTCGGTATAGTCCCCGACGATTTCCCGCAGCCGCCCCAAAAGCAGTAGCATAAAAGAACGTTGCAGCGGAGTGTAGGCCAAAGAAAGGGCTTCTTCCCAAAATTCCGCCGCCCGTTTGGAATCATCGCGCTCCATGGACAAGAAACCGAGCAGCACCCGAGGCTGGTAATTGCGCCGAGCACGCACCAGCGCCTGATCCAGCCGCTCCAAGGCCCGTTCCGGATTGCCGGTGCGCAGGCTTTCCAAGGCCTGAAGCACAGTATCGTCCACAGCGCCTCCGGAATCCTCGATACCGCGAGGCCAGTCTTTGCCTCGGGCACGCCACACCATCTGGGCCATGCGCAGCTGCAGGTGCACGGACACGTCGAACACGGCCTGCACCACCACGGCTTCCGGGCTTCGATCCGCCAAAAGGTCCCCGAGGGTCGCCAGCGGGTCTTCACCCAACGCCTTCTCCAGGCGCTCCATGACGGCCGGCATCTCCGCCAAGTCCATGCGCGCCACCCGCGCCAAGGCCGAGACCTGCAGGTTGCCAGGGAAGAGACGCTTACTGGGACACTGCGCCGGGGTATGGTTCCGCATGCCGCAATAAAAGCAGGGTCTGCGGCCTCCCGCCACCAAACTTGCGGGCAAAAAGATGTTCAGCGTGCCGTGCACCCGGCTGGCTCCCCGCGACAAAAGCACCACTTGGAACAAATCCGTGACCTTGGTGTTTTTCAGGGAGTAGCGGCAGTCTACCGCCTGGATGCGGGAATCCGCCAATTGGAAGACCGTGACCAAAGGCGCATGCACGGCATTGGGCTCGAGCTGCTCCCAAATATGGCGGATGCGCCGCGGCAAGTCCGGGGTAAAGCTCAAGTCCATGGACTCCACAAAAAGGTATACACACGGCCACAGGGCCTGCTGGTTGTCTTCCAGCAGCGCGAGGATATCGAAGAGCACGGCGCGCATCTTCTCCAAGGAAGAGATGCGCAGTACCAGGGCGAGGTCCTCCCCTTGCAGATAGGCCACCTTGTTCTTGGAAAGGATGGGCTCCAAGCGCTCGAAATGATCCCGCCATCCCTTACCGGTACGCTTGTCGTCGCGGGCGCCCAAGGGCCGGATCAAGCCCAGCCATTGGAGATTGACCGTGGGCGTGAGCTGATCGCTCGCTCCGAGGTCAAACCACTCGCCCGGCAGGCCATCCGTGGAGGCGGTTTGTTTGAAGGCCACGCCCGGCAGGCTGCGGCCCTGTTCCCGCAGCCGGGCATTGACCCGAATGATCATGCGCTTGGGAAAATCGAAGGAAATACCGGCCAACTCCGGCTTGATATTGAGGGATTGGCTGAGGTTCTCGTCGACCA
It encodes the following:
- a CDS encoding tetratricopeptide repeat protein encodes the protein MPRLAALLEKIPQPGRARLVCNGFACWVVHGQELASTFFQSLSEAGGWSLVEEPQQALWFFPNISVLFGLIRLHNWSRLHAASTALIVFDASLVVDENLSQSLNIKPELAGISFDFPKRMIIRVNARLREQGRSLPGVAFKQTASTDGLPGEWFDLGASDQLTPTVNLQWLGLIRPLGARDDKRTGKGWRDHFERLEPILSKNKVAYLQGEDLALVLRISSLEKMRAVLFDILALLEDNQQALWPCVYLFVESMDLSFTPDLPRRIRHIWEQLEPNAVHAPLVTVFQLADSRIQAVDCRYSLKNTKVTDLFQVVLLSRGASRVHGTLNIFLPASLVAGGRRPCFYCGMRNHTPAQCPSKRLFPGNLQVSALARVARMDLAEMPAVMERLEKALGEDPLATLGDLLADRSPEAVVVQAVFDVSVHLQLRMAQMVWRARGKDWPRGIEDSGGAVDDTVLQALESLRTGNPERALERLDQALVRARRNYQPRVLLGFLSMERDDSKRAAEFWEEALSLAYTPLQRSFMLLLLGRLREIVGDYTDAIRFYSRAHRESPRFFAAKYRQAVCMLKSGFINEALGFFREIVSQDPDIFSMLLLDPELESGRTHLHAMLWDLWSDAQSKKEEIVGSVKNINDLLKQWLPENHPSYKTFYDRIQSISSYVGINNYVAFSKIIYGALSVKNDIQERVKKDIEEMYQKRESVLERLHQIRREASWFPFPSMLTKFTKVFNQCVTNLDLVNQLDLHVPEKFHQGHEALNQAEAGLEFLERQLLWLQGVRNGTLFLLLAGRYLLVFEIGALLVAAAVAFGLALLVPPGTALGQVVHADRWQVLNVCILVFSFVAVVLTALRASSRFEAYRDAVLRGK